A single window of Selenomonas sputigena DNA harbors:
- a CDS encoding glycosyltransferase, producing MRIGIFENIMTPGGHEVDFDRILVEELQALGHEVCFYVPEGFRFAMDYHVPVRELRGGVVSYTGVTGFRKLVRTVRRELHRLRWYRQLYEAAKREEVDALIVPTSTYRYLRALKRSVLRKSPVPVLFILHGINPKEAPKFLREADSLADCLNIRPTVLSFGDSIFGEKRANVRLIYPPTFVPRDIAWQPGMPPPADEFLQIASHVPEAGGKKPLVLGFFGQYRREKRLEDFLEAYLGGHYTRPVELFVQGATMHPEDAADFERIIAKYRGKGGIRFLHRGLIGAEWQRAIASVDALLLPYSAPRYRYHWGGMLFTAIGFQKPVVTSDDMNPEVFAAYDIGKLFPSGSLMLLRKTLELFVNGYDDESLHYIAELQKAADVYSPREFVHRIIAIIKE from the coding sequence ATGCGCATCGGGATTTTTGAAAACATCATGACGCCGGGTGGACATGAGGTGGACTTTGACCGCATTCTTGTCGAAGAGCTTCAAGCCTTGGGGCATGAGGTATGCTTCTATGTGCCTGAGGGCTTTCGCTTTGCCATGGACTATCATGTGCCTGTGCGGGAACTTCGCGGCGGCGTTGTTTCTTATACGGGAGTGACGGGATTCAGGAAGCTTGTTCGCACGGTGCGGCGCGAGCTGCATCGCCTGCGCTGGTATCGGCAGCTCTACGAGGCGGCGAAGCGCGAAGAAGTCGATGCGCTCATCGTGCCGACTTCGACGTATCGCTATCTCAGAGCTTTGAAACGGAGTGTCCTCAGAAAGTCGCCCGTGCCTGTGCTCTTCATTTTGCATGGCATCAATCCCAAGGAAGCGCCGAAGTTCTTGCGGGAAGCGGATTCGCTCGCAGATTGCTTGAATATCCGACCCACGGTACTTTCTTTTGGCGACAGCATTTTTGGCGAGAAGCGGGCGAATGTGCGGCTGATCTATCCGCCGACATTCGTGCCGCGCGATATAGCATGGCAGCCGGGGATGCCGCCGCCAGCAGATGAATTTTTGCAGATTGCTTCTCATGTGCCTGAAGCGGGAGGAAAGAAGCCGCTTGTATTGGGATTCTTCGGTCAGTATCGGCGGGAAAAGCGGTTGGAGGACTTTTTGGAGGCGTATCTCGGCGGTCATTATACGCGCCCGGTCGAGCTTTTCGTACAGGGGGCGACAATGCATCCCGAAGACGCGGCAGATTTCGAGCGCATCATTGCGAAGTATCGCGGCAAGGGCGGTATTAGATTCTTGCATCGAGGACTGATCGGCGCTGAGTGGCAGCGTGCCATCGCTTCGGTGGATGCACTCCTTCTGCCGTATTCCGCGCCGCGCTATCGCTATCACTGGGGCGGCATGCTCTTTACGGCAATCGGTTTTCAAAAGCCGGTCGTGACGAGCGATGATATGAATCCCGAGGTTTTTGCAGCGTATGACATCGGCAAGCTCTTCCCGAGTGGTAGTCTTATGTTGTTACGTAAAACATTGGAACTTTTTGTTAATGGGTATGATGATGAATCCCTTCACTATATAGCAGAACTGCAGAAAGCAGCTGACGTTTATAGTCCGAGAGAGTTCGTTCATCGAATTATAGCTATTATAAAAGAATGA
- a CDS encoding glycosyltransferase yields MKLLLANLSDMVDDTGGLAKVHCSFANEMKRRGHDVGMVFCDDKIGKPFFPVDDGVELYNLQHYEDTDILFPKCLKVKREIIRAFSTQRARAVNNEFVEEYLLKSANSILHKFSPDIIISFQPAASKLFLCDLETKIPVITMNHGTTEDIFHIYPQAEIPALGKSAACQVLLPIFAEPIKKRFPKMKIAVVGNVVPQYEEAAELARAKEQYKILFIGRLVKKIKRPHLLIEAFSKLADTFPHWIVEIWGDGSNKSYQWMMKALIRRKRLSERIFFKGTTDDVASVLQTGDIFVFPSAFEGFSLALTEAMSMGLPAIGYKNGVSVNELIQDGINGLLAEDGANGLAQSMKTLMENQELRVRLGKAARASMRKYKASVIWAEWEELLDECVNGKGGDNAHRDF; encoded by the coding sequence ATGAAGCTCTTATTGGCAAACCTATCGGATATGGTGGATGATACCGGAGGCTTGGCAAAGGTGCATTGCAGCTTTGCGAACGAGATGAAGCGGCGCGGTCATGATGTGGGTATGGTATTTTGCGATGATAAGATTGGCAAGCCGTTTTTTCCTGTGGATGATGGTGTTGAGTTGTATAATTTACAGCACTACGAAGATACGGACATCCTTTTTCCAAAGTGTTTGAAAGTTAAACGGGAAATTATCCGAGCTTTCAGCACTCAAAGAGCCCGTGCGGTGAATAATGAATTTGTTGAGGAATATTTATTGAAATCAGCAAATAGTATCTTGCATAAGTTTAGCCCCGATATTATCATTTCGTTTCAGCCAGCTGCCAGCAAGTTGTTCCTTTGTGATTTAGAGACAAAGATCCCTGTAATCACGATGAATCATGGTACTACGGAGGATATTTTTCATATCTATCCACAGGCAGAAATACCAGCATTGGGGAAGAGTGCAGCATGTCAAGTCTTGCTGCCGATTTTTGCGGAACCGATAAAAAAACGATTTCCTAAAATGAAGATCGCGGTTGTTGGCAATGTTGTGCCTCAGTATGAAGAAGCAGCAGAGTTGGCACGTGCGAAGGAGCAATATAAGATTCTCTTTATCGGACGATTGGTGAAAAAGATAAAAAGGCCGCATTTGCTGATCGAGGCATTTTCTAAGCTGGCAGATACCTTTCCGCATTGGATCGTGGAAATTTGGGGCGATGGTTCGAACAAGTCGTATCAGTGGATGATGAAAGCATTGATAAGACGCAAGAGATTGTCCGAGCGGATCTTTTTTAAGGGAACGACAGATGATGTTGCTTCGGTTTTGCAGACGGGGGATATATTTGTTTTTCCCAGTGCGTTTGAAGGCTTTAGCTTAGCTTTGACCGAAGCGATGAGCATGGGGCTTCCGGCGATTGGTTATAAAAATGGTGTTTCTGTGAATGAATTGATTCAAGACGGCATCAATGGTCTTCTTGCCGAAGATGGTGCAAACGGATTGGCGCAAAGCATGAAAACACTGATGGAAAATCAAGAGTTGCGAGTGAGATTGGGAAAAGCAGCAAGAGCATCCATGCGAAAGTATAAGGCGTCCGTGATCTGGGCAGAGTGGGAAGAATTGTTGGATGAGTGTGTGAATGGGAAGGGGGGAGATAATGCGCATCGGGATTTTTGA
- a CDS encoding D-glycero-alpha-D-manno-heptose-1,7-bisphosphate 7-phosphatase: protein MKNKGVPAVFFDRDGTLNVDIHYLHRPEDFIWTPDAPNAIRRLNECGILTIVVTNQSGVARGYYPEEDVRRLHDWMNEELKKEGAHLDALFYCPHHIDGKIPEYTKNCSCRKPATGMIDAACAEYDIDRTRAVLIGDSESDMECAKRAGVRGVRYEGGSLLGVVEGVLGMLE from the coding sequence ATGAAGAATAAGGGCGTCCCCGCTGTATTCTTTGACCGTGACGGCACGCTGAACGTCGATATTCATTACCTGCATCGTCCTGAGGATTTCATCTGGACGCCCGATGCGCCCAACGCCATCCGCCGCCTCAACGAGTGCGGCATCCTCACCATCGTCGTCACGAATCAATCGGGCGTGGCGCGCGGCTACTACCCGGAAGAGGACGTCCGCCGCCTACATGACTGGATGAATGAAGAACTGAAAAAAGAGGGCGCACACTTGGACGCCCTCTTCTATTGCCCGCACCATATTGACGGCAAGATTCCCGAGTACACAAAAAACTGCAGCTGCCGAAAGCCCGCCACAGGCATGATCGACGCCGCCTGTGCAGAGTATGACATAGACCGAACGCGTGCCGTCCTCATCGGCGACAGTGAAAGCGATATGGAATGTGCGAAAAGAGCAGGTGTGCGGGGCGTGCGGTATGAGGGCGGAAGTTTGTTGGGGGTGGTGGAAGGTGTGCTGGGGATGTTGGAGTAA
- the rfaD gene encoding ADP-glyceromanno-heptose 6-epimerase, translating into MIIVTGGAGFIGSNIVKELNRKGRNDILIVDDLKDGENYKNLRGLHFIDYRHKDDFLESIEDDEFGGSDIDAVFHEGACSDTMEYDVNYMMKVNYEYSKTLLHFCLLHRVPFLYASSASTYGAGRHGFTENDAAEDALNPYAYSKLAFDRYVRQVMRESRSPIVGLRYFNVFGPQEQHKGKMASIFYQLYRQLKETGEARLFRGTDGFDDGEQRRDFIYVKDVVKVNLWFWEKKGPSGIYNCGTGKAHTYNEAADAVIAALGKGYIGYRDFPEVLKGKYQSFTEADPKQLLKAGYDGGFHDFRAAVKEYVDFLEDGGYFRYEE; encoded by the coding sequence ATGATCATCGTCACAGGCGGCGCCGGGTTCATCGGCAGCAATATCGTCAAGGAACTCAATCGCAAGGGCAGAAATGACATCCTCATCGTCGATGACCTCAAGGATGGGGAGAACTACAAGAACTTGCGCGGACTTCATTTCATTGATTACCGACACAAGGATGACTTTTTGGAGAGCATCGAAGATGACGAGTTCGGCGGCAGCGACATCGACGCCGTCTTTCACGAGGGCGCTTGCTCCGATACGATGGAATACGATGTCAACTATATGATGAAGGTCAACTACGAATACTCGAAGACGCTGCTGCACTTTTGCCTGCTGCACCGCGTGCCGTTCCTCTACGCCTCGTCCGCCTCAACGTATGGCGCAGGCCGCCACGGCTTCACCGAGAACGACGCGGCGGAGGATGCGCTGAATCCTTATGCTTACAGCAAGCTCGCCTTCGACCGCTATGTGCGTCAGGTCATGCGCGAGAGCCGCAGTCCGATCGTCGGTCTGCGCTATTTCAACGTATTCGGCCCGCAGGAACAGCACAAGGGCAAGATGGCGTCAATCTTCTACCAACTCTACCGCCAGCTTAAGGAAACGGGCGAAGCGCGTCTTTTCCGCGGCACGGACGGCTTCGACGACGGCGAGCAGCGCCGCGACTTCATCTATGTCAAAGATGTCGTCAAAGTCAACCTCTGGTTCTGGGAAAAGAAAGGGCCGTCCGGCATCTACAACTGCGGCACGGGCAAGGCACATACCTACAACGAAGCCGCCGATGCCGTCATCGCTGCCTTGGGCAAGGGATATATTGGCTACCGCGATTTTCCCGAAGTGCTCAAAGGCAAGTATCAGAGCTTCACTGAAGCCGACCCGAAGCAGCTCCTGAAGGCTGGCTACGACGGAGGCTTCCACGACTTCCGCGCCGCCGTCAAGGAATACGTCGACTTCCTTGAGGACGGAGGCTACTTCCGCTATGAAGAATAA
- the rfaE1 gene encoding D-glycero-beta-D-manno-heptose-7-phosphate kinase: MDIEKMLTLVEERLSRCRILVTGDVMLDKYYYGEVTRISPEAPVPINHITRQKETLGGAANVAHNLALLGCDTLLAGFVGEDYHCRSLKEKLVENGIDHAGLVPTNRPTTTKMRIIGGHQQMMRLDFESTEPLEKIYIDKFLAFVRCKLAESIDAIVVSDYAKGTCSEVTTTAIIEAAHAHGVPVIIDPKGANWTKYRGADYITPNVKEINEILIDPIKNTNSEVLKAAHYIMRKYRIKNVLVTRSESGVTLVREGEEVHIPTRAQEVFDVSGAGDTVIAVLAAGLAGGLKGRDAAFLANLAASVVVRKLGTYAVSREELKEELRKLPREEA, encoded by the coding sequence ATGGACATCGAAAAAATGCTCACCCTCGTCGAGGAGCGCCTTTCTCGCTGCAGGATTCTCGTCACAGGCGACGTCATGCTCGACAAATACTACTACGGCGAAGTCACGCGCATCTCGCCCGAAGCGCCCGTGCCGATCAATCACATCACGCGCCAGAAGGAGACGCTCGGCGGCGCGGCGAACGTTGCGCACAACCTCGCGCTCCTCGGCTGCGACACGCTTCTCGCGGGCTTTGTCGGCGAGGACTACCATTGCCGTTCCTTGAAAGAAAAGCTCGTGGAAAACGGCATCGACCATGCGGGACTCGTGCCGACGAACCGCCCGACGACGACGAAGATGCGCATCATCGGCGGACATCAGCAGATGATGCGGCTCGACTTTGAGAGCACTGAGCCGCTTGAAAAGATCTACATCGACAAATTCCTCGCCTTCGTGCGCTGCAAGCTCGCTGAGAGCATCGACGCCATCGTCGTTTCCGACTATGCGAAGGGAACGTGCAGCGAGGTCACGACGACGGCGATCATCGAAGCGGCGCACGCGCACGGCGTTCCCGTCATCATCGACCCCAAGGGCGCGAACTGGACGAAGTATCGCGGCGCAGACTACATCACGCCGAACGTCAAGGAAATTAACGAGATCCTCATCGACCCCATCAAGAATACGAATTCCGAGGTGCTCAAGGCCGCCCATTACATCATGCGCAAGTACCGCATCAAGAATGTGCTCGTGACGCGTTCGGAAAGCGGCGTGACGCTCGTGCGCGAGGGTGAAGAGGTGCATATTCCGACGCGAGCGCAGGAAGTCTTCGATGTATCGGGCGCGGGCGATACGGTCATCGCCGTCCTCGCCGCAGGCCTTGCGGGCGGACTCAAGGGCAGGGACGCTGCCTTCCTTGCAAACCTCGCCGCAAGTGTCGTCGTAAGAAAGCTCGGCACCTACGCCGTGAGCCGCGAGGAGTTGAAGGAAGAATTGCGGAAACTGCCGCGCGAAGAAGCATGA
- a CDS encoding glycosyltransferase family 9 protein: MQQKNYDNILVINLMHIGDLMLVTPVLRTLRTNFPKARITLLADKKLADLVVCNKHIDGCLLLDKKGADNHPLAFLRFIRRVRREHFDLVINLHRNERASALAAFSGAGRIVGYAKPLFSAFFDKVMENKKAIKHQIHSHFDVLQEAVGIERIDDGGLEMWLPEGAEESAAKLWQDAFPAGAKVIALNIGASWKTKRWIDDYFAQTADYFLEKGYGIAFFGGPMDEELVCACRAKMRHGDHVMLQTFTGRVTLAELAALLKRCALFVTTDSGPMHVGVAMNVPIVTMFGASPVPGFYPYDAKDILLKTPEACHPCGKHECPRAGAEHMACMKNIPVKEVLRYAEELLHEYENKVGNIPAHDGQYCCKVVEL; this comes from the coding sequence ATGCAGCAGAAAAACTACGACAACATCCTCGTCATCAACCTCATGCACATCGGCGATCTCATGCTTGTGACGCCCGTCCTCCGGACGCTTCGCACGAACTTCCCGAAGGCGCGCATCACGCTTCTCGCAGACAAGAAGCTCGCCGATCTCGTCGTCTGCAACAAGCATATCGACGGCTGTCTTTTGCTTGACAAGAAGGGAGCGGATAATCATCCGCTCGCTTTTTTGCGCTTTATCCGCCGCGTTCGCCGCGAGCATTTCGATCTCGTCATCAACCTGCACCGCAACGAACGCGCTTCGGCGCTTGCCGCCTTCTCGGGTGCAGGGCGCATCGTCGGCTATGCAAAGCCCCTCTTTTCCGCCTTTTTCGACAAGGTCATGGAAAACAAGAAGGCGATCAAGCACCAGATCCATTCCCACTTCGACGTGCTGCAAGAAGCCGTCGGCATCGAGCGCATCGACGATGGCGGCTTGGAGATGTGGCTTCCCGAAGGCGCAGAAGAAAGCGCGGCAAAGCTCTGGCAGGACGCCTTTCCTGCGGGAGCGAAGGTCATCGCCTTGAACATCGGCGCGAGTTGGAAGACGAAGCGTTGGATTGACGACTATTTTGCACAAACCGCCGACTATTTTCTGGAGAAAGGTTACGGCATCGCCTTCTTCGGCGGCCCGATGGACGAAGAACTCGTTTGCGCCTGCCGTGCCAAGATGCGCCACGGCGATCATGTGATGCTGCAGACCTTCACGGGGCGCGTCACGCTCGCAGAACTTGCAGCGCTCCTCAAGCGGTGTGCGCTCTTCGTCACGACGGATTCCGGCCCCATGCATGTCGGCGTCGCGATGAACGTGCCCATCGTCACGATGTTCGGCGCAAGCCCCGTGCCGGGGTTTTACCCCTACGATGCCAAGGACATCCTGCTCAAGACGCCCGAAGCCTGCCATCCGTGCGGCAAGCACGAATGTCCGAGAGCGGGGGCAGAACATATGGCGTGCATGAAGAACATCCCCGTCAAGGAAGTGCTGCGCTATGCGGAGGAACTTCTGCATGAGTATGAAAATAAAGTCGGCAATATCCCCGCGCACGATGGACAATATTGCTGCAAGGTTGTAGAATTATAA
- a CDS encoding glycosyltransferase family 9 protein: protein MKNILVVKLSAIGDVIHALPVSYAIKETFPDAHLTWVVEPTAYDILAGNPFIDNIILFEKKRFRTVRGFLEEFRPFRHELRARKYDAALDLQGLFKSAAIVAQSGAKLRLGTANMREGSAYVSHPIKGAHASGHIVERYLDVARALGCRVDEVRFPVAVSPAEAASADALLAAEGVREDHRFAVLAIGANWPNKRWPVKYFAVLADWLYGEKLIPVLVGGGRLDESLVCDIEALTEVPPVNLVGRTSLKELAHIFKRADLVLGGDTGPVHLAAGLGTKTVMLMGPTDANRNGPYGQQENAMEIPRSCKACWKRRCPKGLDCLAILSVEEVKAKVRAVLAR, encoded by the coding sequence ATGAAAAACATCCTCGTCGTCAAGCTCAGCGCCATCGGCGACGTCATCCATGCGCTTCCCGTCTCCTATGCCATCAAGGAGACGTTTCCCGATGCGCATTTGACGTGGGTCGTCGAGCCGACAGCGTATGACATCTTGGCGGGCAATCCCTTCATTGACAACATCATCCTCTTTGAAAAGAAGCGTTTCCGCACCGTGCGCGGCTTCCTCGAAGAATTCCGCCCCTTCCGCCATGAGCTTCGTGCGAGAAAGTACGATGCGGCGCTCGACCTGCAGGGACTCTTCAAGTCGGCGGCGATCGTCGCGCAGTCAGGCGCGAAACTGCGCCTCGGCACGGCGAACATGCGCGAAGGCTCTGCCTATGTGAGCCACCCTATCAAGGGGGCACACGCCTCGGGGCACATCGTCGAGCGCTACCTCGACGTCGCGCGCGCCCTTGGCTGCCGCGTTGATGAGGTGCGTTTTCCCGTTGCCGTCTCCCCTGCGGAAGCCGCTTCGGCGGACGCTCTGCTTGCCGCCGAGGGCGTGCGCGAAGACCATCGCTTCGCCGTTCTCGCCATCGGCGCGAACTGGCCGAACAAGCGCTGGCCCGTCAAGTACTTCGCCGTTCTCGCCGATTGGCTCTACGGCGAGAAGCTCATCCCTGTGCTCGTCGGCGGCGGTCGCCTCGACGAAAGCCTCGTGTGCGACATTGAGGCGCTCACCGAGGTGCCGCCCGTCAACCTCGTCGGACGAACGAGCCTCAAGGAACTTGCGCACATCTTCAAGCGCGCCGACCTCGTCCTCGGCGGCGACACCGGCCCCGTCCACCTCGCCGCAGGACTCGGCACGAAGACGGTCATGCTCATGGGCCCGACCGACGCCAACCGCAACGGCCCTTACGGACAGCAGGAAAACGCCATGGAGATTCCACGCTCCTGCAAGGCGTGCTGGAAGAGGAGATGTCCCAAGGGACTCGACTGCCTCGCGATCCTCTCCGTCGAGGAGGTAAAGGCGAAGGTTCGGGCGGTTCTGGCACGGTGA
- the rfaE2 gene encoding D-glycero-beta-D-manno-heptose 1-phosphate adenylyltransferase, translating to MLIPKERIEDFCATLREAGQRVVFTNGCFDILHAGHVRYLEAARALGDCLVLGLNTDASVRRLKGETRPVNTELDRAVVVGALAAVDYVVLFDEPTAETLIEKVRPAVYAKGGDYTRETLPEAKIVEKYGGEVHFIDLVPGRSTTKIIEKIHQR from the coding sequence ATGCTGATACCGAAGGAAAGGATCGAGGACTTCTGCGCAACGCTGCGCGAAGCGGGGCAGCGCGTCGTCTTCACGAACGGTTGCTTCGACATCCTGCATGCAGGTCATGTGCGTTATTTGGAAGCGGCGCGTGCCTTGGGAGACTGCCTCGTGCTCGGACTCAATACCGACGCTTCCGTGCGCCGCTTGAAAGGGGAGACACGCCCTGTCAACACGGAGCTTGACCGTGCAGTGGTCGTGGGTGCGCTCGCCGCCGTCGACTACGTCGTGCTCTTCGATGAGCCGACGGCGGAAACGCTCATAGAGAAGGTGCGCCCTGCCGTTTACGCCAAGGGCGGCGACTACACGCGCGAGACTTTGCCTGAGGCGAAGATTGTCGAAAAATACGGCGGTGAGGTGCATTTCATCGACCTCGTGCCCGGGCGTTCGACGACAAAGATCATTGAGAAGATTCATCAGAGATAG
- a CDS encoding bifunctional heptose 7-phosphate kinase/heptose 1-phosphate adenyltransferase yields the protein MAASINDPASAVGCMKGARVLVLGDMVADIYLDGRISRISREAPVLVLEEMGERVVAGGAANVAHNAATLGGAVCAFGILGEDAGGAGIASVLSHAGVDTAGLLATSERPTISKTRVIAGGRATVSQQIVRIDKESREPLSSALAEELEERLLQALAHVDAVVLSDYGSGTITQGIRERLLAACRERGIPTIVDSRYSVRSFSGVDYVKQNDAELAAAFERHFDTKDALEEAARELIAELGAKGALITRGEKGMMLFLADGARHEIPVSDKSEVYDVSGAGDTCVAAFILALAGGASPLAAAQLSNIASGIAVRKFGTATVSAAELTRKVRELSV from the coding sequence ATGGCAGCATCGATAAATGATCCAGCATCGGCAGTGGGCTGCATGAAGGGCGCGCGCGTGCTCGTCCTCGGCGATATGGTGGCTGACATCTACCTCGACGGGCGCATTTCGCGCATTTCGAGGGAGGCGCCTGTGCTCGTCTTGGAGGAGATGGGCGAGCGTGTCGTCGCGGGCGGCGCGGCGAACGTCGCGCACAACGCCGCGACCTTGGGCGGCGCGGTATGCGCTTTCGGCATCTTGGGCGAAGATGCGGGCGGTGCGGGGATCGCCTCGGTGCTCTCTCATGCTGGTGTCGATACGGCGGGACTTCTGGCTACTTCTGAACGACCGACGATTTCTAAGACGCGCGTCATCGCGGGCGGCAGGGCAACGGTCAGCCAGCAGATCGTGCGCATCGACAAGGAGAGCCGTGAGCCGCTTTCCTCTGCGCTGGCAGAGGAGTTGGAAGAGCGGCTCTTGCAGGCGTTGGCGCACGTCGATGCCGTCGTCTTGAGCGACTACGGCTCGGGTACGATTACGCAGGGGATTCGCGAGCGCCTTCTTGCCGCCTGCCGTGAGCGCGGCATCCCGACGATCGTTGATTCGCGCTACAGCGTGCGATCCTTCTCGGGCGTCGACTATGTGAAACAGAACGACGCAGAGCTTGCCGCCGCCTTCGAGCGTCACTTCGATACGAAAGATGCGCTCGAAGAGGCGGCACGCGAGCTTATCGCTGAACTCGGCGCGAAGGGGGCGCTCATCACGCGCGGCGAAAAGGGCATGATGCTCTTTCTTGCGGACGGCGCAAGGCATGAGATTCCCGTGTCGGACAAGAGCGAGGTCTACGACGTCTCGGGCGCGGGCGATACGTGCGTCGCGGCGTTCATCCTCGCGCTTGCGGGCGGCGCCTCGCCGCTCGCGGCGGCACAGCTGTCGAACATCGCCTCAGGTATCGCCGTGCGGAAGTTCGGCACGGCGACGGTCAGTGCAGCGGAACTTACGAGGAAGGTACGGGAGCTTTCCGTCTAA
- a CDS encoding Tat pathway protein → MKMMVRCVFPRRIVLLTVAFAASCLPSAAFAEYHSSTDTAADVLDYIENERRAARENRLSEAQEQLVRDTAAMQAHLRQPMEDHLKPLPTAFEGDELFYDQVTGEFFARGSVKVTEIDNRRVLSDEIKGNALTQDVVVENEAHILQVTPDMAQVDVRGWKLSYNYGTGIGKIEDASGKVNHQYVSGKRIEVYPDKVIIHEGRATKCHAKTPDYSVSAERIEIYPNDKIIFYNSDFWLKKTRVGHRDKYTADIRPDHKDMPPFPSVRYTKSDGLIIEQDFAFPVANRLDFIPTLLVSTKEGVHGRAELRYGGRYGTLSLQYGYWQDNDDRWIRSEPSLHYEFGYHFKDAPIGWGIEADYGRWYNDGIKSTHTYGKINVYHDPIPLGGGASLSLAADYSVTKESYNHSKVSGLSWSATLVKKFNDRLTTYGRYSYAQLYTGNSLFDYNVSDYSRALYAGLSYQLTERDRFVCGTAYDIDRHTVGDVDYYWYHDMHCVQLITRYRAKRNSWSVRLNFTPW, encoded by the coding sequence ATGAAGATGATGGTTCGGTGCGTTTTCCCTCGAAGAATTGTCCTTTTGACCGTAGCCTTTGCGGCATCCTGTCTGCCTTCGGCGGCGTTTGCGGAGTACCATTCGTCGACAGATACGGCGGCGGATGTCCTCGACTACATCGAAAACGAGCGGCGTGCGGCAAGGGAGAATCGCCTGTCGGAAGCGCAGGAACAGCTCGTCCGAGATACGGCAGCGATGCAGGCGCATCTGCGCCAGCCCATGGAAGACCACCTGAAGCCTCTGCCCACGGCTTTCGAGGGCGACGAACTGTTTTATGACCAGGTGACGGGCGAGTTTTTCGCGCGCGGCAGTGTGAAGGTCACGGAGATCGACAATCGCCGCGTGCTTTCCGATGAGATCAAGGGAAACGCTCTCACGCAGGACGTGGTCGTCGAGAACGAGGCGCACATCCTGCAGGTGACGCCGGACATGGCGCAAGTGGATGTTCGTGGCTGGAAGCTCTCCTACAACTACGGCACGGGCATCGGCAAGATCGAGGATGCTTCGGGAAAGGTTAACCATCAGTACGTCTCAGGCAAGCGCATCGAGGTCTATCCCGACAAGGTCATCATCCACGAGGGACGCGCGACGAAATGCCATGCGAAGACGCCAGACTACAGCGTGAGTGCCGAGCGCATTGAGATTTATCCGAACGACAAGATCATCTTCTACAACAGCGATTTTTGGCTCAAGAAGACGCGCGTCGGTCATCGCGACAAGTATACGGCGGACATCCGACCAGATCATAAGGATATGCCGCCTTTCCCTTCGGTGCGCTACACGAAGTCGGACGGGCTCATTATCGAGCAGGATTTCGCGTTTCCTGTAGCGAATCGTCTAGACTTTATCCCGACGCTCTTGGTATCGACGAAGGAAGGCGTGCATGGCAGGGCGGAACTTCGCTATGGAGGGCGCTATGGGACGCTGAGCCTGCAGTATGGCTATTGGCAGGACAACGATGACAGGTGGATTCGCAGTGAGCCAAGCCTGCATTACGAGTTTGGTTACCATTTCAAGGATGCGCCAATCGGCTGGGGAATCGAAGCAGACTACGGACGCTGGTACAACGACGGGATCAAGAGTACACACACCTATGGAAAGATCAATGTCTACCACGATCCGATTCCGTTGGGTGGCGGCGCGTCGCTTTCCCTGGCGGCGGACTATTCCGTGACGAAGGAATCGTACAATCATTCGAAAGTCTCGGGCCTCAGTTGGTCGGCGACACTCGTGAAGAAGTTCAATGATCGTCTGACGACTTACGGCAGGTACAGCTACGCACAGCTTTATACAGGGAACTCGCTCTTTGATTACAATGTTTCGGACTACAGCCGAGCCCTCTACGCGGGACTCAGCTATCAGCTGACGGAGCGCGATCGCTTCGTCTGCGGCACGGCGTATGACATCGATCGCCATACCGTGGGCGATGTCGACTACTACTGGTATCACGACATGCACTGCGTGCAGCTCATTACGCGCTACCGTGCGAAGCGCAACAGTTGGAGCGTCCGTCTGAACTTCACGCCGTGGTGA